The following proteins are encoded in a genomic region of Brachypodium distachyon strain Bd21 chromosome 1, Brachypodium_distachyon_v3.0, whole genome shotgun sequence:
- the LOC100833863 gene encoding PHD finger-like domain-containing protein 5B isoform X2, which yields MAKHHPDLIMCRKQPGIAIGRLCEKCDGKCVICDSYVRPCTLVRVCDECNYGSFQGRCVICGGVGISDAYYCKECTQQEKDRDGCPKIVNLGSAKTDLFYERKKYGFKKR from the coding sequence ATGGCGAAACATCATCCTGATCTCATCATGTGCCGGAAGCAGCCTGGCATCGCAATTGGTCGGTTGTGTGAGAAGTGTGATGGCAAGTGTGTCATTTGCGACTCATATGTGCGTCCATGTACACTTGTCCGGGTCTGCGATGAGTGCAACTATGGCTCTTTCCAGGGAAGATGTGTCATTTGCGGTGGAGTTGGCATCTCAGATGCGTACTACTGCAAGGAGTGTACACAGCAGGAGAAGGACCGAGATGGATGTCCCAAGATCGTCAATCTAGGAAGCGCAAAGACTGATCTCTTCTATGAGCGTAAGAAGTATGGTTTTAAGAAGAGATGA
- the LOC100833863 gene encoding S-norcoclaurine synthase 1 isoform X1: MKMESPLTGGESRWLHVTTTPVPVRNVQDLVASSKELTAATMERYIRPDIDRDLVLPEHSAEIIPVIDLAKLLNPHSEALELDKLRFACEDWGFFQVINHGLPNKVIAATKHDIEDFFQLPLDVKNDHAQRPGEIQGYGQAFVVSNDQKLDWADMLGLFAQPPQARDMSYWPKQPHTFRNSIEEYSSELLQFSHYIETFIAKTLNVDHELMRGNCEVQTLRMTYYPPCMSMSNKVLGFSPHSDGSFITILLEVNSVQGLQIRRHDVWVPVKPHPKALLVNVGDLLEIMTNGKYKSVEHRVTINAHKERLSISAFHVPKFEAIVSPIPDIVEGKVLYKTVRVEEYAKLYLSNELDGKKALDFAKISPT; this comes from the exons ATGAAGATGGAGTCGCCATTAACCGGCGGTGAGAGCAGATGGTTGCATGTAACAACGACGCCGGTTCCTGTCAGGAACGTGCAGGATCTGGTGGCGTCCTCCAAGGAGTTGACGGCTGCGACGATGGAACGGTACATCCGACCGGACATCGACCGTGATCTAGTCCTACCCGAGCACTCTGCTGAGATTATCCCGGTGATTGACCTTGCTAAGCTCCTGAATCCTCATTCTGAGGCACTGGAGCTAGACAAGCTGAGATTCGCCTGTGAAGACTGGGGTTTCTTTCAG GTCATAAATCACGGGTTACCAAACAAGGTCATCGCGGCTACAAAACATGACATTGAGGATTTCTTCCAGCTTCCTCTTGACGTGAAGAATGATCATGCGCAGCGCCCAGGAGAAATCCAAGGCTATGGCCAGGCATTTGTTGTGTCTAATGATCAAAAGCTTGACTGGGCCGACATGTTAGGCCTTTTCGCTCAGCCTCCTCAGGCCCGTGATATGAGCTATTGGCCAAAACAACCTCATACTTTTAG GAATTCCATCGAAGAGTACTCTTCCGAGTTGCTGCAATTTTCCCACTATATCGAaaccttcattgcgaagacaCTTAATGTTGATCATGAGTTGATGAGGGGTAATTGTGAGGTTCAAACTCTAAGGATGACCTACTACCCTCCTTGCATGTCAATGTCCAACAAGGTTTTAGGCTTCTCACCACATTCTGATGGATCTTTCATAACCATCCTCTTAGAAGTTAATTCAGTCCAAGGCCTACAAATCAGAAGGCATGATGTTTGGGTTCCCGTGAAACCACATCCTAAAGCATTACTGGTGAACGTAGGCGATCTTCTAGAG ATTATGACGAACGGAAAGTATAAGAGTGTTGAGCATAGGGTTACCATAAATGCTCATAAGGAAAGGTTATCCATATCTGCATTTCACGTTCCAAAGTTTGAAGCCATAGTTTCACCGATTCCGGACATCGTAGAAGGGAAGGTGCTATACAAAACGGTGAGAGTAGAAGAGTATGCAAAACTGTATCTGTCAAACGAACTTGATGGAAAGAAAGCCTTGGACTTTGCCAAGATATCCCCAACATAA
- the LOC100830268 gene encoding S-norcoclaurine synthase 1, with protein MESPLTGSESRWLHVTKSPIPVRNVQDLVASSDELTAETMERYIRQDIDRDVVLAGHSAEIPVIDLAKLLNPDSVAAELAKLRFACEDWGFFQVINHGLPNEVIAAAKHDIEDFFRLPLDAKNDHAQRPGEIQGYGQAFVVSDDQKLDWADMLSLFSQPPQHRDMSYWPKQPHTFRNSIGEYSSELLKFSRYIETFIAKTLNVDYELMGGNCAVQTLRMTYYPPCMSMPNKVLGFSPHSDGSFITILLEVNSVQGLQIRKHDVWVPVKPHPEALLVNVGDLLEIMTNGKYKSVEHRVTINAHKERLSMSAFHLPKFEAIISPIPDIIEGKVLYKTVRVEEYAKLYLSNKLDGKKALDFAKISPT; from the exons ATGGAGTCGCCATTGACCGGCAGTGAGAGCAGATGGTTGCATGTAACAAAGTCGCCGATTCCGGTGAGGAACGTGCAGGATCTGGTGGCGTCCTCCGACGAGCTGACGGCTGAGACGATGGAACGGTACATCCGGCAGGACATCGACCGTGATGTAGTCCTCGCCGGGCACTCTGCTGAGATCCCCGTGATTGACCTTGCTAAGCTCCTGAATCCTGATTCTGTGGCAGCCGAGCTAGCCAAGCTGAGATTCGCCTGTGAAGACTGGGGTTTCTTTCAG GTCATAAATCACGGGTTACCAAACGAGGTCATCGCGGCTGCAAAGCATGACATTGAGGATTTCTTTCGGCTTCCTCTTGACGCGAAGAATGATCATGCGCAGCGCCCAGGAGAAATCCAAGGCTATGGCCAAGCTTTTGTGGTGTCTGATGATCAAAAGCTTGACTGGGCCGACATGTTAAGCCTCTTCTCTCAGCCGCCTCAGCACCGTGATATGAGCTATTGGCCAAAACAACCTCATACTTTTAG GAATTCCATCGGAGAGTACTCTTCTGAGTTGCTGAAATTTTCCCGCTATATCGAAACCTTCATTGCAAAGACACTTAATGTTGATTATGAGTTGATGGGGGGTAATTGTGCGGTTCAAACTCTAAGGATGACCTACTACCCTCCTTGCATGTCAATGCCTAACAAGGTTTTAGGCTTCTCACCACATTCTGATGGATCTTTCATAACCATCCTCTTAGAAGTTAATTCAGTCCAAGGTCTACAAATCAGAAAGCATGATGTTTGGGTTCCTGTGAAACCACATCCTGAAGCATTACTGGTGAACGTAGGCGACCTTCTAGAG ATTATGACGAACGGAAAGTACAAGAGTGTTGAGCATAGGGTTACCATAAATGCTCATAAGGAAAGGTTATCCATGTCTGCATTTCACCTTCCAAAGTTTGAAGCAATCATTTCACCAATTCCGGACATTATAGAAGGGAAGGTGCTATACAAAACAGTGAGAGTAGAAGAGTATGCAAAATTATATCTGTCAAACAAACTTGATGGAAAGAAAGCTTTGGACTTTGCCAAGATATCCCCAACATAA
- the LOC100834174 gene encoding vacuolar protein sorting-associated protein 32 homolog 2, with product MSGVFGRVFGKSKEQSQASALASIDKLSETLEMLEKKENLLMKKANLEVEKAKAFTKAKNKKAAIQCLKRKRLYEQQVEQLGNFQLRIHDQMIMLEGAKATTETVDALRTGASAMKAMHKSTNIDDVDKTMDEINDNMENMRQIQDLLSAPIGAASDFDEDELEAELADLEGEELEAELLAPTTTAPTTAPVRVTAQPSRTPAQSSKTEDDELAALQAEMAM from the exons ATGTCTGGCGTGTTCGGAAGGGTGTTCGGGAAGTCCAAGGAGCAGAGCCAGGCCTCCGCGCTGGCCTCCATAGACAAGCTTAGCGAG ACTCTTGAAATGttagaaaagaaggaaaacttGCTAATGAAGAAGGCGAACCTTGAGGTTGAGAAGGCCAAGGCGTTCACCAaagccaagaacaagaaag CTGCAATACAGTGCTTGAAGAGGAAGCGGCTATATGAGCAACAGGTCGAGCAGCTTGGGAATTTCCAATTAAGGATACATGATCAG ATGATAATGCTGGAAGGTGCGAAAGCTACGACAGAGACTGTGGATGCATTGAGAACCGGAGCATCAGCAATGAAAGCTATGCACAAATCAAC AAATATTGATGATGTTGACAAGACCATGGATGAAATCAACGACAATATGGAGAATATGAGACAGATCCAGGACCTATTATCTGCACCTATTGGAGCAGCAAGTGATTTCGACGAA GATGAGCTGGAAGCTGAACTTGCGGATTTGGAGGGGGAGGAGTTGGAGGCAGAGCTACTAGCACCTACCACGACTGCTCCTACAACTGCTCCAGTGCGTGTAACTGCCCAACCAAGTCGGACCCCGGCTCAGAGTAGTAAAACTGAAGATGATGAGCTAGCAGCCTTACAAGCAGAGATGGCTATGTAA